GAACGCGGTCAAAGCCCGGCCCGCAGCCGTGACCCCAGCTACGAGCGAGAGCTCGACCGCAAGTCTTATGAGCCCCGCCCAGAAGAACGACTGATGAGGAGCAGAAGTAGAGATCAGCTTCAGGCCCCCTCGCCCCGCCCAGAAGAACGACTGATGAGGAGCAGAAGTAGAGACCAGCTGCAGGCCCGCTCCCCTTCGCCCCGCCCAGAAGAACGACTGATGAGGAGCAGAAGCAGGGACCAGCTgcaggccccctccccctcgcCAAGCCACAGCCGTGTCCATGAGCAACTGGAGAAACCATTAAATGTCGTCCTGCTGAAGAATCGACCAAATGAAGGTACGCAAGCTGCATGTGCTGGGTGGGATCTTGCTGTTGGACCATTGAATAAGGTCTAGCTGTGACCTCTACTGTATGACCGTTTTCTCTTTGTCCCTGAGAGCAAATCATAAGCAAGAAGCTGGGTATCTCCTTAAGAAAAATCAGTCTAACCTTAATCTCCTTCACTTATAGAGTACGGGCTTCGGCTGGGGAGTCAGATCTTTATCAAAGAGATGACCAGTACTGGTCTAGCCAGCAGGGATGGTGCTCTGCAGGAAGGTGACATCATCTTAAAGGTATGGCAATATCACATCCAGAGTGTCAGCTCTGAAGGGACACATAGGCTTACAGCCTTTTATAAAGTTACACATTAACGTTGAGGATGCCGCAATGCCATATTTGTCATGGTATTGCCCCATTTGATTTAAAACTTGCAGCAGTCACTCCAGTAAAACTGGTCTTGACCCTTCTGATTCTAATAACTGTAGAACAATCTCTAATCGGCCAGGCACTGGAAAACTTTTTGAAATTTTTAATGCCTTCTAGCTATAGCTGTTGTTGCCTTCTCTACCCCACACCTTTCCTGAACCACCCTCCTCCCAAACTGACCTGCACACTGTAATTGTACAGTGGGCTCTACCCCACACCTTTCCTGAACCCCCCTCCTCCTAAACTGACCTGCACACTGTAATTGTACAGTGGGCTCTACCCCACACCTTTCCTGAACCCCCCTCCTCCTAAACTGACCTGCACACTGTAATTGTACAGTGGGCTCTACCCCACATCTTTCCTGAACCCCCCTCCTCCTAAACTGACCTGCACACTGTAATTGTACAGTGGGCTCTACCCCACACCTTTcctgaacccccctccccccaaactgACCTGCACACTGTAATTGTACAGTGGACTCTACCCCACACCTTTCCTGAACCCCCTTCTTCCCAAAATGACCCATGCACTGTAATTGTACAGTGGGCTCTACCCCACACCTTTCCTGAACCCCCTTCCCCCCAAACTGACCTGCACACTGTAATTGTACAGTGGACTCTACCCCACACCTTTCCTGAACCCCCCTCTTCCCAAACTGACCCATGCACTGTAATTGTACAGTGGGCTCTATCCCACACCTTTcctgaacccccctccccccaaactgACCCATGCACTGTAATTGTACAGTGGGCTCTACCCCACACCTTTcctgaacccccctccccccaaactgACCCATGCACTGTAATTGTACAGTGGGCTCTACCCCACACCTTTcctgaacccccctccccccaaactgACCCATGCACTGTAATTGTATAGTGGGCTCTGCCCCACACCTTTCCtgaagccccctccccccaaactgACCTGCACACTGTAATTGTACAGTGGGCTCTACCCCACACCTTTcctgaacccccctccccccaaactgACCCATGCACTGTAATTGTACAGTGGGCTCTACCCCACACCTTTcctgaacccccctccccccaaactgACCCATGCACTGTAATTGTATAGTGGGCtctgccccaccccacccccaccacctgTCCCTGACTCCTCCCCTTTGGctttcagggttggggggggggggggctgagtgaTCAAGTGTGGATACTGATAGCTTTGGATGACTTTGGTTTTTGTGTGGTCCTCCCCCTGCTTCCCCTGGCAGATTAACGGCACGGTGACGGAGAACCTGTCCCTGGGTGACGCCGGCAAGCTGGTGGAGAGGTCCCGCGGGCAGCTGCGGCTGCTGGTTCAGAGGGACCGCCGGCAGCTCCTGCTCCGCATCCCGCACCTGGCCGACAGCGACTCGGAGCCCGACGGTAACCTCTGCCGGACGTTGACGTCATACGGCAAGGATGTGACCTCCCTATGCAGTCTCATCATTGTCACTGATTAGTCCTTCCACTGCTGTGTCATCTGTGAATTTGACTGGGCAGCACAGTCATGCATCTGCAGAGAAAACAGCAGTGAgctgagcacacagccctgggggGCACCTGTGCTCAGTCTGAGGACCCTGGGGGTGTTGTATCCTATGAAAATGCCATTTTAAAGAGCAACATGATGCTGTCTGTTGGGAAATTGAACCTTGATGATGATTGGACTCTCCAAAAagacaatgatttcaagcacacCTCCAAGCTAACCTAGATcctggaatgttctggaatgtCCTTCTCAGTTCCCGGATTTAAATCCCACTGAAAACATCAATGAACAACAGGCATTGGTTCTAACAAGGAGGTGGAGGAAGCTTGTCAGTGCTTATTGACGATGCCTTTCAGCAGCTATAAGATGCTGCACAAAGTACTGAAGCTGGAGGTTGAATAATAGTGCTCGTGAACAGTTGGTGAAAAGACTTTGTGAAAGTGAAGTCCATCTTATCTTCTCAAAATAACTCAAATATGCATCAATaagcatttttttgttgtttaatgTGGCTTATTTTCATTAACCTCAATTCACATCATTGTCTTTAGAGATGAGGGGGTTGAATATATCTTATTGCAACTGTATGTGAAATTAAGTTTGCCTTTTCTCCCTTATGGGATACACAGATGGTATTTTCTGTCAAGTTAGACTTGTTATGAAGAAAATGCCTTTTTGTGAATTGTTCTGGTTTGTcccttgtgggggggggctttgttgGTGTCCTCTCATTGGCTCCTATGGGaaagggtgggggtgggaatgTGGAGGATCCCAGCCTCTTTACTGTTGTGGGCCAGATCAGCATTGTTGAGAATGAAGAGGGCAATCTACAGTTTCCTGTACCTCTGCTCCCTTTTCCTGTTGGCTGCAGACATTTCGGAGATCGAGTCGTATCGCTCCTACTCCCCTCAGGAGGAGCGCGGCGCTGCTCACTCTGACATCTCCTCACACTCGTCCAACGAGAAACTGCGCGAGAAGCCCAGGTACAGGGAAATGCCGCCCTCTTTGTGCCTGAAATGCTGTCAATCTCTGATCCCTGCTGGGGGTCTGGGGAAGATCAGAGCTGTTAAAGGCTATTTGTAAATTTGAACATTTACACTGACCCCAGGGAGGACCCCCCCGGCCGGCTGGCCAAGATGGGTGCACAGCCGACCCCGTTCAGGGCACTGGAGCAGCAGCCCAGCGAGCCGCCTGACAAGGAGGAGACACGAGTGGCAGAGCCTGCCGGTAACCGAGGGGCTTCCGGTGCCCTCCTCTTACAGCATTACACGATACGCAGTAAGGTTAAAGCTGTACTGGCTCCTTCTCCAGTTCTCCCAGTATACTTAACTTGTTTTCCAGTGCCAGTTATGGCAGTTGCACCAGTGGTCAGCAGTTCAACAAAGATGGAGCTCCACCCAAGTGCAGAGGATGAGGAAACATAcgggtaaataaataaactgtagaCATTTGTACTGAAAAGGGCTCTGCAGTAGAAGAGTTGGCGGTAAACTCTGAAAAGGAGAGGTGTATGATCTGTATATCTGCCATAGGGAGAAGTGTATGATCTGTATATCTGCAATGGGGAGAGGTGTATGATCTGTATATCTGCAATGGGGAGAAGTGTATGATCTATAAGATCTGCAATGGGGAGAAGTGTATGATCTGTATATCTGCAATGGGGAGAGGTGTATGATCTGTATATCTGCAATGGGGAGAAGTGTATGATCTATAAGATCTGCAATGGGGAGAAGTGTATGATCTGTATATCTGCAATGGGGAGAGGTGTATGATCTGTATATCTGCAATGGGGAGAGGTGTATGATCTGTATATCTGCAATGGGGAGAAGTGTATGATCTGTATATCTGCAATGGGGAGAAGTGTATGATCTATAAGATCTGCAATGGGGAGAAGTGTATGATCTGTATATCTGCAATGGGGAGAGGTGTATGATCTGTATATCTGCAATGGGGAGAGGTGTATGATCTGTATATCTGCAATGGGGAGAAGTGTATGATCTGTATATCTGCAATGGGGAGAGGTGTATGATCTATAAGATCTGCATATCTGGGATAGTAAGGATGAAGCCAGTGTATCACGTGGAATGTGCTGTGTGAAGGAGTTCTGGGTTTTTTCGTGAGGCTTAGGTCAAATATATTGGTGAATGTGGAACACCAGTTTATAAGTTGCATGTTACTAACCCAACACAAGACTGAAAATGCTCTCCTGAGCACCCAGTGCTCGCTGAGAGGAACATTGCAGTGTGTTGGTTTTTCAGCCCAAACACAGTGGTGGTGCAGTTCCAGAAGGCCGACAGCGTAGGGCTACGTCTCGCGGGAGGCAGCGACGTGGGCATCTTCGTTGCCGGCGTGCAGGAGGACAGCGCTGCGGAGAGGGAGGGTCTCCGAACTGGGGATCAGATACTGAAGGTACCTCATGGGAGGGTGGAGCATGATCACACTTATACACTCCAGGGAGGGTAGTGGGAGcagctgtgatgtgtatgaatGGACATAGCTGCATAATGGAGAACATTCAGTGCCTGCGATTCCTGCGGCCGTGGGACGGttccagtgtctgtgtgtgatttGTTTGCTCGCTTTGCAGGTGAACAGCATGGACTTCCGGGGGATGGTGCGGGAAGAAGCCGTCTTGtacctgctggagatccccagggGCGAGACCGTTACCATCCTGGCCCAAAGCAAGCCTGACGGTACACATCTTTACAGGAAAAATCTATTCATGTTACCGGGTGCATGGCCTCTTATGGATTCGTTTTAATGAAAAAATACATAACATCAAATTATGTGAGCCGAATGTGCGTATATGCAGGTGCCGTGTTCTGTGGTCACTGAGTGTGTGCGTATGCAGGTTCTGTGGTCACTGAGTATGTGCGTATGCAGGATCTGTGGTCACTGAGTATGTGCGTATGCAGGATCTGTGgtcactgagtgtgtgtgtatgcaggttcTGTGGTCACTGAGTGTGTGCGTATGCAGGTTCTGTGGTCACTGAatatgtgtgtatgcaggtACCACGTTTCCATGCTCATTGCTGGACCGTCCATGTCTTTATGAGGAAATTCTTTGTTTCTCTGCTCTGCTACAGTTTACCAGGAGATCATAGACTCTGATAGAGGGGACTTGTTCTACATCAGGACACATTTTGAATTTGAGAAGGATTCTCCTCACAGCCTGGCCTTCAGCAGGGGGGAGATCTTCAAGGTGATGGACACCCTGTATAATGGCAAACTGGGAAACTGGCTGGCCATTCGCTTGGGCAGGGACAATGAGCCCCTGGACAGGGGCATAATTCCCAGCAAAAGCAGGTGCGTGTGTGCACCACTGTGTGTGGCCGTGAGTCTGCGGGTGAGCTGTGTGTGGTCAAGTGCCTGTGTGTGTTGGGTGTATCGCTACTCGGATAGTTCTAGCGCTCTCTGGTGTGTCATAACCCACAGGGCAGATCAGCTGGCCAATGTGCAGAATGCCCAGAGGGGACTGGGCAATGACCGCGGGGACTTCTGGAGGCTGCGAGGTCAGAGGGCAGCGAAGAAGAAGGATCTCCGGAAGAGCCGCGAGGACCTCAGTGCTCCGGTTGTTTCCACACGCTTCCCCGCTTACGAAAGAGTGGTGTTACGCGAGGGTGAGTCCTACTGGGAGGTTGTCCACACCAGCCTGCACTGTGCAGTGCTGGACCTCCCGATCTCCCCTAGCCTTTCTGTGCCGCCTGGCACTCTACGCACTCTTCCATACTCTTCCATACTCTTCAAGGCTTTTGAAGGCTGCCCGTCTGCTTTTTTCCAGCTGGTTTTAAACGTCCCGTGGTGCTGTTTGGGCCCATTGCTGACGCTGCCATTGAGAAGCTGGCCTCAGATCTTCCAGATCAGTTTGCCATTGCAAGTGAGTGGAGAACCTTTTCTCAGCATCATGTAAGAAGGGAGGAAGCACATCTTCACGTCCGTGTGTTTCTCCAGAAACCGAGCCCAAGGATGCCGGGTCAGAGAAGTCATCGGGCGTGGTGAAGCTGAACACCATTCGGCAGATCATCGAACAGGTGCACCTTTCACATCCCTGTTGGAATTGCTGTGTACACATGGGAGCACTGCAGACCTGCTGATTTTCCCTCTGCGTGCAGAACCGGCACGCCCTGCTGGACGTCACCCCCAAGGCCGTGGACACGCTTAACTACACGCAGTGGTACCCGATTGTGATCTTCTTCAACCCCGAGACCAAGCAGGCTGTTAAGACGATGCGCCAGAGACTGATGCCTGGCTCCAATCGCAGTGCCCGCAAGCTCTATGAGCAGGCGGTGAAGCTGAGGAAGACCTGCTCACACCTCTTCACCGGTTGGTGCACATCCTACCTGCCAGTCACAGACCTCATGATGGTCTGGCTGCCTCTCATTCCTATTTGCTTGTTTCCACAGATATCATTGATCTTAATGCTGCCAATGATGCGTGGTACGGCAACGTGAAGGACTCGATTCTGGAGCAGCAGGAACGTGCCGTGTGGGTCTTTGAGCGAAAAGTGAGTTAGTCATGTATCTCCACAACATGATTGGTGTATGTAAGGTGTAGATGGTGTGTTTGGTGTAAATAGGGTATGGTTGGTGTGTTTGGTGTATATAGGGTGTAGATGGTGTGTTTGGTGTAAATAGGGTATGGTTGGTGTGTTTGGTGTATATAGGGTGTAGATGGTGTGTTTGGTGTAAATAGGGTATGGTTAGTGTGTTTGGTGTATATAGGGTATAGATGGTGTGTTTGGTGTAAATAGGGTATGGTTGGTGTGTTTGGTGTATATAGGGTATAGatggtgtgtttgcaggttcTGGTTGGTGTGTTTGGTGTATATAGGGTGTAGATGGTGTGTTTGGTGTATATAGGGTATGGTTGGTGTGTTTGGTGTATATAAGGTGTAGATGGTGTGTTTGGTGTAAATAGTGTATGGTTGGTGTGTTTGGTGTATATAGGGTATGGTTGGTGTGTTTGGTGTATATAGGATGTAGATGGTGTGTTTGGTGTATATAAGGTGTAGATGGTGTGTTTGGTGTATATAAGGTGTAGATGGTGTGTTTGGTATAAATAGGGTATGGTTGGTGTGTTTGGTGTATATAGGGTGTAGATGGTGTGTTTGGTGTAAATAGGGTATGGTTGGTGTGTTTGGTGTATATAGGGTGTAGTTGGTGTGTTTGGTGTAAATAGGGTATGGTTGGTGTGTTTGGTGTAAATAGGGTATGGTTGGTGTGTTTGGTGTATATAGGGTATGGTTGGTGTGTTTGGTGTATATAGGGTGTAGTTGGTGTGTTTGGTGTAAATAGGGTATGGTTGGTGTGTTTGGTGTATATAAGGTGTAGATGGTGTGTTTGGTGTAAATAGGGTATGGTTGGTGTGTTTGGTGTATATAGGGTGTAGATGGTGTGCTTGGTGTAAATAGGGTATGGTTGGTGTGTTTGGTGTATATTGGGTGTAGATGATGTGTTTGGTGTAAATAGGGTGTGGTTGGTGTGTTTGGTGTATATAGGGTGTAGATGGTGTGTTTGGTGTAAATAGGGTATGGTTGGTGTGTTTGGTGTATATAGGGTATAGatggtgtgtttgcaggttcTGGTTGGTGTGTTTGGTGTATATAGGGTGTAGATGGTGTGTTTGGTGTATATAGGGTATGGTTGGTGTGTTTGGTGTATATAAGGTGTAGATGGTGTGTTTGGTGTAAATAGTGTATGGTTGGTGTGTTTGGTGTATATAGGGTATGGTTGGTGTGTTTGGTGTGTATAGGATGTAGATGGTGTGTTTGGTGTATATAAGGTGTAGATGGTGTGTTTGGTGTATATAAGGTGTAGATGGTGTGTTTGGTATAAATAGGGTATGGTTGGTGTGTTTGGTGTATATAGGTTGTAGATGGTGTGTTTGGTGTAAATAGGGTATGGTTGGTGTGTTTGGTGTATATAGGGTGTAGTTGGTGTGTTTGGTGTAAATAGGGTATGGTTGGTGTGTTTGGTGTAAATAGGGTATGGTTGGTGTGTTTGGTGTATATAGGGTATGGTTGGTGTGTTTGGTGTATATAGGGTGTAGTTGGTGTGTTTGGTGTAAATAGGGTATGGTTGGTGTGTTTGGTGTATATAGGGTGTAGTTGGTGTATTTGGTGTAAATAGGGTATGGTAGGGTATGGTTGGTGTCTTTCCGCAGCGTGGTGTATATAGGGTATGGTTGGTGTGTTTGGTGTATATAGGGTGTAGATGGTGTGTTTGGTGTAAATAGGGTATGGTTGGTGTGTTTGGTGTATATAAGGTGTAGATGGTGTGTTTGGTGTAAATAGGGTATGGTTGGTGTGTTTGGTGTATATAGGGTGTAGATGGTGTGCTTGGTGTAAATAGGGTATGGTTGGTGTGTTTGGTGTATATTGGGTGTAGATGATGTGTTTGGTGTAAATAGGGTGTGGTTGGTGTGTTTGGTGTATATAGGGTGTAGATGGTGTGTTTGGTGTAAATAGGGTATGGTTGGTGTGTTTGGTGTATATAGGGTGTAGATGGTGTGTTTGGTGTAAATAGGGTATGGTTGGTGTGTTTGGTGTATATAGGGTATGGTTGGTGTGTTTGGTGTATATAGGGTATGGTTGGTGTGTTTGGTGTAAATAGGGTATGGTTGGTGTGTTTGGTGTATATAGGGTGTAGATGGTGTGTTTGGTGTAAATAGGGTATGGTTGGTGTGTTTGGTGTATATAGGGTGTAGATGGTGTATATGGGATATATATGATGTGGGTGATGTGTATGAGGTGTGTGGGGTGTATagggtgggggtggtgtgtTTGGGCTATATTGGGGGTATAGGGTGTGGGTGGTGTGTTTGGGCTATATTGGGGGTATagggtgggggtggtgtgtTTGGGGTATATTGGGGGTATAGGCTGTGTGTGGGGTGTATTAAGTGTGGGGGGTGTATATATGCAACAGGTctcattgtttgtttttgacGTCATTTCAGCTGGACGGTACCGATGAGGACATCGATCTCCAGGACGACCACATGTCCTACCTGTCAGCTATGGGTGCCGACTACCTGAGCATGGACAGCCGCATGATCAGCGACTACGACGACACCGCGGATGAGGGCGGAGCTTACACTGACCATGAACTCGATGAACAATTGGACGAGCTGCAGGAGTCTGCCATCACCCGCTCCTCTGAGCCCGTGCTTCCGGATGAGGTGAGTGGTCAGCTAAGCATTGCTGCAGGCAACAGCACCAGCTTCTTCTCACTCTCCCACCCCCACCTAGGTGCAGCGGCCAGCGCCAGAACCTCGCTCTCGCATGAGGAAAAGAGACAGCCCAGAGCTGCAGAGGgagcccaccccacccccctctttTGTCCCTGAACCCCCCAAGGTGAGTGCCTCAACACCTTCAAGTAGACTAATGGCACTTTTCTATTACCACCAAGAACCGAGCCATACTGCAAGCTGACGGTTTTCAATTGTAAGTTACGCAAGCCGTACCCAAGCCGTACCCAAGCCGCACCCAAGCCGCACCCAAGCCGCACCCAAGCCGCACCCAAGCTGTACCCAAGCCGTACCCAAGCCGTACCATGCAAGCGAATCCTAATTGTAGCACTAGCATTTAATGCTAACAAAATACGGTGATTTTCACAGACTTGCTGTTGGAAATTAGGTGCGTcttgtgaacagtaaataagcgtctcTTTGGTTTTATGTCACTTTTGCTCCCCAAACCTGGCAGTGCCTTTACTGAGCTGATTGTTCAGCAGTGACAAACCAAAGCGAGCTGGAACCacgctgtaactagtctctcttcgcaGTATGGCTCAGGTGTGGctcagttcctgtatgccaCAGAAGAACCCCATATTAGTACCCCTGAAGGTGCACCAGGAACTCAGCGTGTCTGTAGAGTAATGTGACATGTACTAGCCTTCTGCCATTTGTATGAGTCCCATTGCCTTAGTGCTGGATTCAAACATCCCCATCGCAGGCCCGGCCACAGCCCCGAGAGCCAGCCGCACGCCCCCACAGCGACGCCTATGACTCCCTCCCCAGTAGCCCCACTGGTGCCAAGCTTCCTCCGCCTCCAGTTCCGCAGAAGCCCAGCTATGTCCCCCGTGCACCCACTGACCCCCCCACTGATCCACCCACTGACTCCGAGGGCAGCCAGGAGGATCCTTCTCAGAAGTCCTTTCTCGGGAAAGTAAAAACCTTTGAGAAGCTGGACCACCTGGCCCGGGCACAgaggatgctggagctgcaggaagCTCAGAATGCCAGGGTCAGTTGGTCACACGCACCTCACTGACTTTGCTGTCTTATCACAGTTACTCACTGAGCACCGGCCTCTTCGCTACCTTTCTCTGTCTTATCACAGTTACTCACTGAGCACCGGCCTCTTCGCTACCTTTCTCTGCCTTATCACAGTTACTCACTGAGCACCGGCCTCTTCGCTACCTTTCTCTGTCTTATCACAGTTACTCACTGAGCACCGGCCTCTTCGCTACCTTTCTCTGTCTTATCACAGTTACTCACTGAGCACCGGCCTCTTCGCTACCTTTCTCTGTCTTATCACAGTTACTCACTGAGCACCGGCCTCTTCGCTACCTTTCTCTGTCTTATCACAGTTACTCACTGAGCACCGGCCTCTTCGCTACCTTTCTCTGTCTTATCACAGTTACTCACTGAGCACCGGCCTCTTCGCTACCTTTCTCTGTCTTATCACAGTTACTCACTGAGCACCGGCCTCTTCGCTACCTTTCTCTGTCTTATCACAGTTACTCACTGAGCACCGGCCTCTTCGCTACCTTTCTCTGTCTTATCACAGTTACTCACTGAGCACCGGCCTCTGCGCTACCTTTCTCTGTCTTATCACAGTTACTCACTGAGCACCGGCCTCTTCGCTACCTTTCTCTGTCTTATCACAGTTACTCACTGAGCACCGGCCTCTTCGCTACCTTTCTCTGTCTTATCACAGTTACTCACTGAGCACCGGCCTCTTCGCTACCTTTCTCTGTCTTATCACAGTTACTCACTGAGCACCGGCCTCTTCGCTACCTTTCTCTGTCTTATCACAGTTACTCACTGAGCACCGGCCTCTTCGCTACCTTTCTCTGTCTTATCACAGTTACTCACTGAGCACCGGCCTCGTCGCTACCTTTCTCTGTCTTATCACAGTTACTCACTGAGCACCGGCCTCGTCGCTACCTTTCTCTGTCTTATCACAGTTACTCACTGAGCACCGGCCTCTTCGCTACCTTTCTCTGTCTTATCACAGTTACTCACTGAGCACTGGCCTCTTCGCTACCTTTCTCTGTCTTATCACAGTTACTCACTGAGCACCGGCCTCGTCGCTACCTTTCTCTGTCTTATCACAGTTACTCACTGAGCACTggcctctctctctgctttttgTACTGCTGTATTGACTGTCCTTTTCATTATGGTATTGGTATATTCCTGTGTTCTACCTGTTTTTTAACCATGTTTGCAGTTGCTCTTATCTAAGTATTTGCTATTTTAGCAAACAAACTTCCTGTTTGCAGATAGAAATAGCCCAGAAGCATCCAGATATTTATGCAGTCCCAATTAAAGCCCCAAAACCAGACCACAGCAGACCTCAGCCAATAGGGTAAGAGAAGACTTTCCTGGTGACATCATTGACTTGCTTTTTCCCACTGCTGACACTATTTCTCATCTCCTGCTTTGCTGCCTTGTAATTCGTCCTCCATTAAGTCTGCCCCTGTACCCACCATGTCCATCCTGCTAACAGCTAGCATTGTACCAACAGCTCCAGCTCCAACCTGGACATCCAGGCCCCACACTCTAAGCCAATACAGGCCGACGGCCGAGCATACCACCATggtgaggatgaggatgagtACCGGCGGCAGCTGGCTGAGAAAACGAGGAAGGGCTATTATAACCCACAAAAGTACAAAGACACAGAGCTCTAGGTGGAAGCTACAGCCAATATTAGCAGGTCATGCCCACTGGATGATCTGGGGTGGTTTTCCTGAAGCCGCCTTAACACTACATCGTTCGTAAATTCTGAGTTAAATGATAGAACTTATGAATGACCTAGAGTAAGAACTCTTCGGGAAACACACCCATGGGCTTTAGGAACAAGTCCcagtttatttgtttgttacgTCACTTACATAAGAGATTATTATAATCAGACTTGTATGTATCAGTCATTATCTCTTATGTATTAAATAAACCTGATGAGCCACATTTTACATGCATGTTATATGTCAAAAACAATTTCATATGAATTTTTAACATTTTGTCATTATACCTTGATATTCTTGTCAAAGTGCCTTTCTGCCCTCAGCTCAGCATCTGAGGTATTTTGGGAGGTTTTTCATTGAGCTGTCATGAGGAATGATGATGTAAATGTGATGCAGCTACTGCTACTGTAGAATATTATCATCCACCATTAACATATCTAATGTCAACTTTAACTAAATGTTCTTGATTCCAGGGATGGTTCCTAATAAAAATTCACTTGTCACCCTATGGAGTTACAAGACTAATGTTTTCAATTAGCAGCCATGTCATGCAGACATACAGTATGCTTTGCAGAAGCATCCTTATGAATCATTAATCTCCGGCAGTGTACAGTGGGGCTGCAGTCAGAGGCCATTACTTTAGCTCAGGGTTTATTCAAATCACAGTCTTCAGGGTCCATGCACTGCtgtttttccagccttccttcaccctTGAATcagatgtgaagcctctgtggtCAATCAGATTTGGAAATTACTAagctacctgggagaactgaaaacaaggcctagATTTGGAATGGAAGAGCCCTGCTTTAGCTGGATGTAGGCAGGCAACCCCTAAGTggcccaccagggggcagtcATTGTCTAAGTGTAAATTTGCTCCATTATTCAAGGCTGCAGTTATTGTAAATATCACTGATAGTATCATCATAATTCCAGGAAATAATGAGGCTTCCCCGATGTGTAACTGTAAATTGTGCTCCATTACAGGAGACATTGGTATCCTGGTGACATTCTTTGGCTAATATTCACTGC
This is a stretch of genomic DNA from Paramormyrops kingsleyae isolate MSU_618 chromosome 7, PKINGS_0.4, whole genome shotgun sequence. It encodes these proteins:
- the LOC111851482 gene encoding tight junction protein 2-like isoform X3; amino-acid sequence: MEEIVWEQFTVTLHRDSKRGFGIAVTGGRDNPKVDTGEMSIIVSDVLQGGPADGLLFENDRVILVNGLSMENVPHSFAVQQLRKCGKVAKFVVKRPKRAAPSALKRSQSHDERLSDYPGDYDQDYDYDRDYDYDDHSMYSAQSSNADYPHEHSPEKEQARYPERRGRDRDRDYGRDRSRGRSLERDLSPERQYYRDRSRGRSLDREASPEGPYRRDHSRGRALERGQSPARSRDPSYERELDRKSYEPRPEERLMRSRSRDQLQAPSPRPEERLMRSRSRDQLQARSPSPRPEERLMRSRSRDQLQAPSPSPSHSRVHEQLEKPLNVVLLKNRPNEEYGLRLGSQIFIKEMTSTGLASRDGALQEGDIILKINGTVTENLSLGDAGKLVERSRGQLRLLVQRDRRQLLLRIPHLADSDSEPDDISEIESYRSYSPQEERGAAHSDISSHSSNEKLREKPREDPPGRLAKMGAQPTPFRALEQQPSEPPDKEETRVAEPAVPVMAVAPVVSSSTKMELHPSAEDEETYGPNTVVVQFQKADSVGLRLAGGSDVGIFVAGVQEDSAAEREGLRTGDQILKVNSMDFRGMVREEAVLYLLEIPRGETVTILAQSKPDVYQEIIDSDRGDLFYIRTHFEFEKDSPHSLAFSRGEIFKVMDTLYNGKLGNWLAIRLGRDNEPLDRGIIPSKSRADQLANVQNAQRGLGNDRGDFWRLRGQRAAKKKDLRKSREDLSAPVVSTRFPAYERVVLREAGFKRPVVLFGPIADAAIEKLASDLPDQFAIAKTEPKDAGSEKSSGVVKLNTIRQIIEQNRHALLDVTPKAVDTLNYTQWYPIVIFFNPETKQAVKTMRQRLMPGSNRSARKLYEQAVKLRKTCSHLFTDIIDLNAANDAWYGNVKDSILEQQERAVWVFERKLDGTDEDIDLQDDHMSYLSAMGADYLSMDSRMISDYDDTADEGGAYTDHELDEQLDELQESAITRSSEPVLPDEVQRPAPEPRSRMRKRDSPELQREPTPPPSFVPEPPKARPQPREPAARPHSDAYDSLPSSPTGAKLPPPPVPQKPSYVPRAPTDPPTDPPTDSEGSQEDPSQKSFLGKVKTFEKLDHLARAQRMLELQEAQNARLQLQPGHPGPTL